The following proteins are encoded in a genomic region of Tenacibaculum sp. 190524A05c:
- a CDS encoding MGMT family protein yields the protein MSDNQNFFERVYEVARLIPYGRVTSYGAIAKYLGAARSARMVGWAMNNSSGKEVPAHRVVNKKGILTGKHHFEGTNLMQQLLENEGVEVIENQIQNFEKIYWDPAKEL from the coding sequence ATGAGTGATAATCAGAATTTCTTCGAAAGAGTTTATGAGGTGGCACGATTAATCCCGTATGGAAGAGTAACGAGTTACGGAGCAATAGCAAAATATCTTGGAGCAGCGAGGTCAGCCCGAATGGTAGGTTGGGCAATGAATAATTCTTCTGGAAAAGAAGTTCCAGCACACAGAGTTGTAAACAAAAAAGGAATCCTAACTGGAAAACATCATTTTGAAGGTACAAACCTCATGCAACAACTCCTAGAAAACGAAGGTGTAGAAGTGATAGAAAACCAAATTCAAAACTTCGAAAAAATATATTGGGATCCTGCTAAAGAACTATAA
- a CDS encoding NAD(P)/FAD-dependent oxidoreductase, protein MIKTDILIIGAGPTGLFTVFEAGLLKLRCHLIDALPQPGGQCSEIYPKKPIYDIPAYPEILAGDLTDKLMEQIKQFEPGFTLGERADIIEKQDDGTFIVTTNKGTKHHAPVVAIAGGLGSFEPRKPPISNIADYEGKGVEYMIKEPEMYRDKDVVIAGGGDSALDWSIFLADVASSVTLIHRRNEFRGHLDSVDQVQKLKNEGKINLITPAEVKEIAGDGKVEGVVVHKKDEEPFTIHTDHFIPLFGLSPKLGPIADWGLEIEKNAIKVNNALDYQTNIPGIYAIGDVNTYPGKLKLILCGFHEATLMCQSAFKRIFPDKKYVMKYTTVGGVQGFDGTKKEAPKAVVKKIE, encoded by the coding sequence ATGATAAAAACAGATATACTAATCATTGGAGCTGGTCCAACCGGCTTATTTACAGTTTTCGAAGCTGGTTTATTAAAGTTAAGATGTCATCTTATTGATGCCTTACCACAACCAGGAGGACAATGCTCAGAAATTTATCCAAAAAAACCTATTTATGATATTCCTGCGTATCCAGAAATCTTAGCTGGTGATTTAACAGACAAATTAATGGAACAAATCAAACAATTTGAGCCAGGATTTACTTTAGGAGAACGAGCAGATATCATTGAAAAACAAGATGACGGAACGTTTATTGTAACTACGAATAAAGGAACAAAACACCATGCACCAGTTGTTGCAATTGCAGGTGGATTAGGAAGTTTTGAGCCAAGAAAGCCACCTATTTCAAATATCGCTGACTACGAAGGAAAAGGTGTGGAATATATGATTAAAGAGCCAGAAATGTATCGTGATAAAGATGTAGTTATTGCTGGTGGAGGTGATTCTGCTTTAGACTGGTCTATCTTTTTAGCAGATGTTGCAAGTTCTGTAACTTTAATTCATAGAAGAAATGAATTCAGAGGTCATTTAGATTCTGTGGATCAAGTTCAAAAATTAAAGAACGAAGGAAAAATCAATTTAATTACTCCTGCAGAGGTTAAAGAAATTGCAGGTGATGGTAAAGTTGAAGGTGTTGTAGTTCATAAGAAAGACGAAGAGCCTTTCACGATTCATACTGATCATTTCATTCCTTTATTTGGATTATCTCCAAAGCTAGGTCCAATTGCAGATTGGGGATTAGAAATTGAAAAGAATGCAATTAAGGTGAATAACGCTTTAGACTATCAAACGAATATTCCAGGTATTTATGCCATTGGTGATGTAAATACATATCCTGGTAAATTGAAGTTAATTTTATGTGGTTTCCATGAAGCTACGTTAATGTGTCAAAGTGCGTTTAAACGTATTTTTCCAGATAAGAAATACGTAATGAAATATACAACAGTTGGTGGAGTTCAAGGTTTTGATGGAACTAAGAAAGAAGCTCCTAAAGCTGTAGTTAAGAAAATAGAGTAG
- a CDS encoding ferritin — protein MKTTAVRKQMTIHPEVMDVLNEQIGMEMHASASYLAMASWCDQRELLNSKSFFYKQAEEEREHAMKIFEFINDAGGAARSPEVHNVNNDFESLREIFERSLEQEINVTQSIYKCFKKARSVDDFASEMFLQWFVNEQVEEEDTMRSILDVFDLMEGMPLKMIDERLPKE, from the coding sequence ATGAAAACAACAGCAGTAAGAAAACAAATGACGATTCATCCTGAAGTTATGGATGTGTTAAATGAGCAAATCGGAATGGAAATGCATGCATCTGCATCTTATTTAGCAATGGCTTCATGGTGTGATCAAAGAGAATTATTGAATAGTAAATCATTCTTCTATAAACAAGCTGAGGAGGAAAGAGAACATGCAATGAAAATCTTTGAATTTATTAACGATGCAGGTGGAGCAGCAAGATCTCCAGAAGTACATAACGTAAATAACGATTTTGAAAGTTTACGTGAAATTTTTGAAAGATCTTTAGAGCAAGAAATAAATGTAACGCAATCAATTTACAAATGCTTTAAAAAGGCAAGAAGTGTAGACGATTTTGCTTCAGAAATGTTTTTGCAATGGTTCGTAAATGAACAAGTGGAAGAGGAAGACACAATGAGAAGTATTCTAGATGTGTTCGATTTAATGGAAGGTATGCCACTTAAAATGATTGACGAAAGATTACCAAAAGAGTAA
- a CDS encoding peptidoglycan DD-metalloendopeptidase family protein, with amino-acid sequence MRTTLYSTILIICLSVFYSCKEDKVEETPKEIIEEVIPEPVIKYGFNFDNYKVINDTIKSGESFGIILDRHHVFYPKINEISTTIKDTFDVRKVRAGKPYTILASKDTLEKAQVFIYKHNKIESTIINFQDSIISAYKYRKPVTIVERQIAGKVIDNFSNAIDTLGYGPTLAYEVADIYSWTVDFYRLQKDDTFKLIFEQKFIEDSIPVGYGKIKAAVFNHKGRDLYAYYYLADSIKGIPEYYDDEAGLLRRQFLKSPIKFQYRISSRYNLRRRIKLYGNRVRPHKGTDFAAPYGTPIMSTASGTVVESARRGGNGNYVKVRHNGTYSTQYLHMKRRKVRVGDFVQQGDVIGWVGMTGNTSGPHVCYRFWKNGRQVDPFREKLPTAKPMVDSLRPKYFEFIAPLKQQLDSIPSPEAMLEQIDNPEKPKEESEEIIAKP; translated from the coding sequence TTGAGAACTACTCTTTATTCTACTATACTAATTATATGTTTATCAGTTTTTTATTCTTGTAAAGAGGATAAGGTAGAAGAAACTCCGAAAGAAATTATTGAAGAAGTAATTCCAGAACCTGTTATTAAATATGGGTTTAACTTTGATAATTATAAAGTAATTAATGATACAATTAAAAGCGGAGAGAGTTTTGGAATTATCTTAGATAGACATCACGTATTCTATCCTAAGATCAATGAAATCAGTACTACCATTAAAGATACCTTTGATGTTCGTAAAGTAAGAGCAGGAAAACCATATACAATTTTAGCATCAAAGGATACGCTTGAAAAAGCTCAAGTTTTTATTTACAAACACAATAAAATTGAATCGACAATTATCAATTTTCAAGATTCAATTATTTCTGCTTACAAATACAGAAAACCGGTTACAATTGTTGAAAGACAAATTGCTGGTAAAGTAATCGACAACTTTTCAAATGCAATTGACACTTTGGGTTACGGACCGACTTTAGCTTATGAAGTTGCCGATATTTATTCATGGACAGTTGATTTTTATAGACTTCAAAAAGACGATACTTTTAAACTAATCTTTGAGCAAAAGTTTATTGAAGATTCTATTCCTGTTGGTTATGGTAAAATAAAAGCAGCAGTATTTAATCATAAAGGAAGAGACTTATACGCATATTATTATTTAGCAGATTCCATCAAAGGAATTCCAGAATATTATGATGATGAAGCTGGCCTACTTAGAAGACAGTTTTTAAAATCGCCAATAAAATTCCAATACAGAATTTCTTCAAGATATAATCTAAGACGAAGAATTAAACTTTATGGTAACAGAGTTCGACCGCATAAAGGAACGGACTTCGCTGCTCCTTACGGAACTCCAATTATGAGTACGGCTAGTGGAACTGTGGTTGAATCTGCAAGAAGAGGTGGAAATGGTAATTATGTTAAAGTAAGACATAATGGAACCTATTCTACTCAATACTTACACATGAAAAGAAGAAAAGTTCGTGTAGGTGATTTTGTGCAACAAGGAGATGTTATTGGATGGGTTGGAATGACTGGAAACACAAGTGGACCGCACGTGTGTTACCGTTTTTGGAAGAATGGAAGACAAGTAGATCCATTTAGAGAAAAGCTACCAACAGCAAAGCCAATGGTTGATAGTTTACGACCAAAATATTTCGAGTTTATTGCTCCCTTAAAACAACAATTAGATAGCATTCCTTCACCAGAAGCAATGTTAGAACAAATAGATAATCCGGAAAAACCAAAAGAAGAATCCGAAGAAATTATTGCGAAACCGTAA
- a CDS encoding tryptophan 2,3-dioxygenase family protein translates to MSREELLKAIEEKYDKLGVPVEAMLEGLLWSKPITYWDYIQTDALLGLQIPRTTEPDEMVFIMYHQVNELLFKMILWEIDQVAKSVEISAEKFSKHLMRISRYFDVLCSSFEVMGEGMDVEQYLKFRNTLTPASGFQSAQYRKIEFASTELINLIDARFRDTIDRNSSFKNAYDHLYWQAAGKNYTTGQKTTLLKLFEKKYMGEFIEFMEDYNDINLSKKFMQLPRDIQEDEDLVKAMRHYDYTVNVKWVMAHYNAAGKYLGGSNKDLEATGGSSWRKYLHPKYQKRVFFPYLWSQEELDNWGTF, encoded by the coding sequence ATGAGTAGAGAAGAATTATTAAAAGCTATAGAAGAAAAGTATGACAAACTGGGAGTTCCAGTAGAAGCCATGCTTGAAGGTTTATTATGGAGTAAACCAATTACGTATTGGGATTATATCCAAACCGATGCTTTATTAGGATTGCAAATTCCAAGAACAACGGAACCTGATGAAATGGTATTTATCATGTATCATCAAGTAAATGAATTATTGTTCAAAATGATTCTTTGGGAAATTGATCAAGTTGCGAAAAGTGTAGAAATTTCTGCAGAGAAATTCTCGAAGCATTTAATGAGGATTAGTCGTTATTTCGATGTGTTATGTAGTTCTTTTGAAGTGATGGGAGAAGGAATGGATGTCGAGCAATATTTAAAATTTAGAAACACATTAACTCCGGCTAGTGGTTTTCAAAGTGCTCAGTATCGTAAAATTGAATTCGCTTCTACAGAATTAATAAACTTAATTGATGCTCGTTTTAGAGATACTATAGATCGTAATTCTTCATTTAAAAATGCATATGATCATTTGTATTGGCAAGCTGCAGGAAAAAACTATACAACAGGACAGAAAACAACGTTGTTAAAGTTATTCGAGAAAAAATACATGGGTGAGTTTATTGAGTTTATGGAGGATTATAATGATATAAATCTTTCTAAGAAATTCATGCAACTTCCGAGAGATATCCAAGAAGACGAAGATTTAGTAAAAGCCATGCGTCATTACGATTATACAGTTAATGTAAAATGGGTTATGGCTCATTACAATGCAGCTGGCAAGTATTTAGGAGGGAGTAATAAAGATTTAGAAGCTACAGGAGGAAGTAGTTGGCGTAAATATTTACACCCTAAATATCAAAAGAGAGTATTTTTCCCATACTTATGGAGCCAGGAAGAACTGGACAATTGGGGGACTTTTTAG
- a CDS encoding Mrp/NBP35 family ATP-binding protein: MSFKKQDIYNALETITAPGEGKSLVENENVKNVVTFGNEVIVDVVIGNPSLQAKKKVEVEIMKAIHQHVDQKIEVKVNVKAEVKPKEEVNQIRGKEIPNIKNIIAIASGKGGVGKSTVTANIAISLAKMGFNVGVLDADVYGPSQHIMFDVEKERPLSVKVEGRSKMKPIENYGVKLLSLGFFTNPNQAVIWRGPMASKALNQLIFDADWGELDFLLIDLPPGTGDVHLSIVQALPITGAVVVSTPQNIALADAKKGVAMFQQEAINVPVLGIVENMAYFTPEELPENKYYIFGQSGAKNLAEDLETAFLGEIPIVQSIREGGDVGHPVALQNGTQLEESFKEITQEVVSQLLKRNANLPPTEVVRITTMSGCSTK, from the coding sequence ATGAGCTTTAAAAAGCAAGATATATATAACGCATTAGAAACTATAACTGCGCCTGGAGAAGGTAAAAGTTTGGTTGAAAATGAAAACGTAAAAAACGTAGTTACTTTTGGTAATGAAGTAATTGTAGATGTAGTAATTGGGAATCCGTCTCTTCAAGCAAAAAAGAAGGTTGAGGTTGAAATTATGAAAGCAATACATCAACATGTAGATCAAAAGATTGAAGTTAAGGTAAACGTTAAAGCTGAGGTTAAACCAAAAGAAGAGGTTAACCAAATTAGAGGAAAGGAGATTCCTAATATTAAAAACATTATTGCAATTGCATCTGGAAAAGGTGGAGTTGGTAAATCTACAGTAACGGCTAACATTGCCATTTCATTAGCTAAAATGGGATTCAATGTAGGAGTTTTAGATGCTGATGTTTACGGACCATCTCAACACATTATGTTTGATGTGGAAAAAGAAAGACCTCTTTCAGTAAAAGTTGAAGGTCGTTCTAAAATGAAGCCTATTGAGAACTATGGTGTAAAACTATTATCATTAGGATTCTTTACTAATCCTAACCAAGCTGTAATCTGGAGAGGGCCAATGGCGTCAAAAGCTTTAAATCAATTAATTTTTGATGCAGATTGGGGAGAATTAGATTTCTTATTAATCGATTTACCTCCAGGAACAGGAGATGTTCATTTATCTATTGTTCAAGCGTTACCAATTACAGGAGCTGTAGTTGTAAGTACTCCACAAAATATTGCATTAGCAGATGCTAAAAAAGGAGTTGCAATGTTCCAACAAGAGGCAATAAACGTTCCTGTTTTAGGAATCGTAGAAAATATGGCTTACTTTACACCAGAGGAGTTACCAGAGAATAAATATTATATCTTTGGACAAAGTGGAGCTAAGAACTTAGCAGAAGATTTAGAAACTGCATTTTTAGGAGAAATCCCAATAGTTCAAAGCATTAGAGAAGGAGGAGATGTAGGTCATCCTGTTGCATTGCAAAATGGAACACAATTAGAAGAATCATTTAAAGAAATTACTCAAGAAGTAGTTTCTCAATTGTTAAAAAGAAATGCTAATTTACCACCAACAGAAGTTGTTAGAATAACTACAATGAGTGGTTGTAGCACAAAATAA
- the hppD gene encoding 4-hydroxyphenylpyruvate dioxygenase, whose protein sequence is MSKDIKSVNYGLEKIFEGAQDFLPLLGTDYVEFYVGNAKQAAHFYKTAFGFQSLAYRGLETGSKDEVSYVLVQDKIRLVLTTPLNSKSPINDHIVKHGDGVKVVALWVEDARSAWEETTKRGAKSYMEPTVMTDEDGEVVRSGIYTYGETVHMFVERKNYKGTFMPGFMDWKSDYNPPSAGLKYIDHMVGNVGWGQMNKWVKWYEEVMGFENFLSFDDKQIHTEYSALMSKVMSNGNGRVKFPINEPAKAAKRSQIEEYLDFYEGEGVQHIAVATDDIIKTVSQLRANGVEFLPPPPQSYYDMIPERLGDHMEIMKEDISKLQELSILVDADEEGYLLQIFTKPVEDRPTLFFEIIQRMGARGFGAGNFKALFESIEREQQRRGTL, encoded by the coding sequence ATGTCAAAAGATATAAAATCAGTAAACTACGGTTTAGAAAAAATATTCGAAGGAGCTCAAGATTTCCTTCCACTTTTAGGAACAGATTACGTTGAATTTTACGTAGGAAATGCAAAACAAGCTGCACACTTCTATAAAACAGCTTTTGGGTTTCAATCATTAGCATATAGAGGATTAGAAACAGGTTCAAAAGACGAAGTAAGCTACGTATTAGTTCAAGACAAAATTCGTTTAGTTTTAACAACTCCATTAAACAGTAAATCACCAATTAATGATCATATTGTTAAACATGGAGATGGTGTAAAAGTGGTTGCGCTTTGGGTTGAAGATGCTCGTTCTGCTTGGGAAGAAACTACAAAAAGAGGAGCAAAATCATATATGGAACCAACTGTAATGACTGATGAAGACGGAGAGGTTGTTCGTTCTGGAATTTACACATACGGAGAAACTGTTCATATGTTTGTAGAGCGTAAAAACTACAAAGGAACATTTATGCCAGGTTTTATGGATTGGAAATCTGATTATAATCCACCATCAGCAGGTTTAAAGTATATCGACCACATGGTAGGAAATGTTGGTTGGGGACAAATGAACAAATGGGTAAAATGGTATGAAGAAGTGATGGGATTCGAGAACTTCTTATCATTTGACGACAAACAAATCCATACAGAATACTCTGCATTAATGAGTAAAGTAATGAGTAATGGAAATGGGCGTGTAAAATTCCCGATTAACGAACCAGCAAAAGCTGCAAAGAGATCTCAAATTGAAGAGTATTTAGATTTTTATGAAGGTGAAGGAGTTCAGCATATTGCAGTTGCTACGGATGATATTATTAAAACAGTATCGCAATTAAGAGCAAATGGTGTAGAGTTTTTGCCTCCACCACCGCAATCATATTATGATATGATTCCTGAACGTTTAGGAGATCATATGGAAATCATGAAGGAAGATATATCTAAACTTCAAGAATTATCAATTTTAGTTGATGCTGACGAAGAAGGTTATTTATTACAAATTTTCACCAAACCAGTCGAAGACAGACCAACATTATTCTTTGAAATTATCCAGAGAATGGGAGCAAGAGGATTTGGTGCAGGAAATTTCAAGGCCTTATTTGAGTCAATTGAAAGAGAACAACAGAGAAGAGGGACTTTATAA
- a CDS encoding homogentisate 1,2-dioxygenase: MPFYHKLGKIPPKRHTQFRKEDGSLYYEQLFGTIGFDGMSSNLYHEQRPTQVKEIKKQYSVAPKIAKKNNIQSYRFRGFQVPQEQDYLDSRKIVLTNSDCNIILSAPKSSTKDYFYKNTDADEVIFVHRGTGKLRTHMGNLDFKYGDYLVIPRGMIYKLDFDTEDNRLFIVESYRPVYTPKRYRNWFGQLLEHAPFCERDIRQPYELETYDEKGDFLIKIKKQDEIIEMVYATHPFDVVGYDGFNYPYAFSIHDFEPITGRVHQPPPVHQTFETDAFVICSFVPRLYDYHPQAIPAPYNHSNIDSDEVLYYVDGDFMSRNDIDAGHISLHPAGIPHGPHPGATERSIGQTVTEELAVMVDTFKPLMVTEEAMKIADEKYFQSWLEE, translated from the coding sequence ATGCCTTTTTATCATAAATTAGGAAAAATACCACCAAAGCGTCATACGCAATTCCGTAAAGAAGATGGGAGTTTGTATTATGAGCAATTATTTGGTACTATTGGGTTCGACGGAATGTCATCAAACTTGTATCACGAGCAAAGACCAACCCAAGTTAAAGAAATAAAGAAACAATATTCTGTTGCGCCAAAAATCGCAAAGAAAAATAATATTCAATCATATCGTTTTAGAGGATTTCAAGTTCCTCAAGAACAAGATTACTTAGACAGTAGAAAAATTGTATTAACAAACTCTGACTGTAATATTATTCTATCTGCACCAAAATCTTCAACAAAAGATTATTTCTATAAGAATACGGATGCAGATGAGGTAATTTTTGTGCACAGAGGAACTGGTAAGTTAAGAACTCATATGGGGAATCTTGATTTCAAATATGGAGATTACTTGGTAATTCCTCGTGGTATGATTTACAAATTAGATTTTGACACTGAAGACAATCGTTTATTCATTGTAGAATCATACAGACCAGTTTACACACCTAAAAGATATCGCAATTGGTTCGGGCAATTATTAGAACACGCTCCATTTTGTGAAAGAGATATTCGTCAACCTTATGAGTTGGAAACTTATGATGAAAAGGGAGACTTTTTAATTAAAATTAAAAAGCAAGACGAAATTATAGAAATGGTGTATGCAACTCATCCTTTTGATGTTGTAGGTTATGATGGATTTAATTATCCATATGCATTTTCTATTCATGATTTTGAACCAATAACAGGAAGAGTTCACCAACCACCACCAGTACATCAAACATTTGAAACAGATGCCTTTGTAATCTGTAGTTTTGTGCCAAGGTTGTATGATTATCATCCACAAGCAATTCCTGCTCCTTATAACCATAGTAATATTGATTCTGATGAAGTTCTATATTATGTTGATGGAGATTTTATGAGTAGAAATGATATTGATGCAGGACATATTTCGCTTCATCCTGCCGGAATTCCTCATGGTCCACACCCTGGAGCAACAGAGAGAAGTATTGGTCAAACAGTAACAGAAGAGTTGGCTGTAATGGTAGATACATTTAAGCCATTAATGGTTACAGAAGAAGCGATGAAAATAGCCGATGAAAAGTATTTTCAATCTTGGTTAGAAGAATAA
- a CDS encoding 2Fe-2S iron-sulfur cluster-binding protein has translation MSDINIKITDREGVTHEVQAPTDMNMNLMEVIRSYELAPEGTVGICGGMAMCASCQCYVKSDHELPEMTDDEDAMLAEAFYVEDNSRLGCQIHMTPELEGLEVEMAPES, from the coding sequence ATGTCAGACATTAATATAAAAATTACAGACAGAGAAGGTGTTACTCACGAAGTACAAGCACCAACAGATATGAATATGAACTTAATGGAAGTAATTCGTTCTTATGAATTAGCTCCAGAAGGAACAGTTGGTATTTGTGGTGGAATGGCAATGTGTGCTTCTTGTCAATGTTATGTGAAATCGGATCATGAACTTCCTGAAATGACAGATGACGAAGATGCGATGTTAGCAGAGGCTTTTTATGTGGAAGATAATAGCCGTTTAGGGTGTCAAATTCATATGACTCCTGAGTTAGAAGGATTGGAAGTTGAGATGGCACCTGAAAGTTAA
- a CDS encoding DUF3108 domain-containing protein — translation MKKRIILLLFAICSLTGFSQEKIPAFQDGEWLRYRMSYSGFLKAGVATLELKEETFQGKKVLHAIGKGRTSDIVGWFFKVRDRYESYFDPNDVKPYFFVRDINEGGYKKKKNITFDHEKNTAHVKDILKKRDTTISVTGPQDMISTFYFLRSYDTKNLKEGEQIDVDMFFDEKRYPFKLLFVGYETLKTRFGKVRTQIFRPLVQAGRVFKAKESVTIWITADDNKVPVKMSAALSVGSLRAELDAFKGLANPFEIVVE, via the coding sequence ATGAAGAAAAGAATCATCTTATTACTATTTGCTATTTGTTCATTAACAGGTTTTTCTCAGGAGAAAATTCCTGCTTTTCAAGATGGTGAATGGTTACGCTATAGAATGAGTTATAGCGGTTTCTTAAAAGCTGGAGTTGCTACTCTTGAGCTTAAAGAAGAAACATTTCAAGGAAAAAAAGTATTACACGCTATAGGAAAAGGAAGAACTTCGGATATTGTTGGATGGTTTTTCAAGGTTAGAGATAGGTATGAAAGCTACTTTGATCCAAATGACGTAAAACCGTACTTTTTTGTTAGAGATATTAATGAAGGTGGATATAAAAAGAAGAAAAATATAACTTTTGATCACGAGAAGAATACTGCTCACGTTAAAGATATTTTAAAGAAAAGAGATACTACAATCTCAGTTACTGGTCCTCAAGATATGATTTCTACTTTTTACTTTTTAAGAAGTTATGATACAAAGAACTTAAAAGAAGGAGAACAAATCGATGTAGATATGTTTTTTGATGAAAAAAGATATCCATTCAAATTATTATTTGTGGGTTATGAAACCTTGAAAACTAGATTCGGAAAAGTAAGAACTCAAATATTTAGACCTTTAGTTCAAGCAGGAAGAGTTTTTAAAGCTAAAGAAAGTGTTACAATCTGGATTACTGCAGACGATAATAAAGTTCCTGTGAAAATGAGTGCGGCTTTATCTGTTGGTTCATTAAGAGCAGAGTTAGATGCATTTAAAGGTTTAGCAAATCCATTCGAAATCGTTGTAGAATAA
- a CDS encoding NifU family protein, with the protein MSAQETQSKVEKALDEIRPFLISDGGNIKLLGIEENIVKVQLEGACSGCTVNQMTLKNGVEATIKKYAPEIEEVINVA; encoded by the coding sequence ATGTCAGCACAAGAAACACAAAGCAAAGTTGAAAAAGCGTTAGATGAAATCCGCCCATTCTTAATTAGTGATGGAGGGAATATTAAACTTCTAGGAATAGAAGAGAACATCGTTAAAGTACAATTAGAAGGTGCTTGTAGTGGTTGTACAGTAAACCAAATGACACTTAAAAATGGTGTTGAAGCTACAATTAAAAAGTACGCTCCAGAAATTGAAGAAGTAATCAATGTCGCTTAA
- a CDS encoding sterol desaturase family protein: MSILEYIEQLSQDKLLYFALPVFFASMFVEFKVAKEKYHSKDTGVSLLMMVFSAIVEFIPKVLAFVVFFYLYQISPLNGVVNRQWWAWLLLFFADDFSYYWFHRLNHEVRLFWAGHVPHHSSIHMNLGTALRQGVGERIHKFFFWLWIPLLGFDPLMMFTMMGVSLIYQFFVHTELVDKLPKPIELIFNTPSHHRVHHASNIRYLDCNHAGILIIWDRIFGTFSEELKEVDHPVYGLTVNIETYNPVTVATHEYAAIWKDVKRADKWSDKLNYIFNSPGWSHDGEDKRAKVLRKKLKEQERNKG, encoded by the coding sequence ATGAGTATATTAGAATATATAGAACAATTATCGCAGGATAAATTATTGTACTTCGCGTTGCCAGTATTCTTTGCTTCAATGTTTGTTGAGTTCAAAGTTGCTAAAGAAAAATACCATTCAAAAGATACGGGTGTGTCTTTATTAATGATGGTGTTTTCGGCAATTGTAGAGTTTATTCCTAAGGTGTTAGCGTTTGTTGTATTCTTTTATTTATATCAAATTTCTCCTTTAAATGGAGTGGTAAACAGACAATGGTGGGCTTGGTTATTATTGTTTTTTGCTGATGATTTTTCTTACTATTGGTTTCATCGTTTGAACCATGAAGTTCGATTGTTTTGGGCGGGACATGTTCCTCATCATTCATCAATTCATATGAATTTAGGAACCGCTTTGCGTCAAGGAGTGGGTGAAAGAATTCATAAGTTCTTTTTTTGGTTATGGATTCCGTTATTAGGATTCGATCCATTGATGATGTTCACTATGATGGGCGTAAGTTTAATTTATCAATTTTTCGTACACACAGAGTTGGTAGATAAATTACCAAAACCAATAGAACTTATTTTCAATACACCATCACATCACCGAGTACATCATGCATCAAACATCAGATATCTAGATTGTAATCATGCTGGAATTTTAATTATATGGGATCGTATTTTCGGTACGTTTTCAGAAGAATTAAAGGAAGTCGATCATCCTGTGTACGGTTTAACTGTAAATATCGAAACCTATAATCCAGTTACTGTTGCAACTCATGAATATGCGGCTATTTGGAAAGATGTAAAAAGAGCGGATAAGTGGAGTGATAAACTGAATTATATTTTCAATTCACCAGGTTGGAGTCATGATGGAGAGGATAAAAGAGCAAAAGTGCTTCGAAAGAAATTGAAAGAGCAGGAAAGAAATAAGGGATGA